Proteins from a genomic interval of Oxyura jamaicensis isolate SHBP4307 breed ruddy duck chromosome 10, BPBGC_Ojam_1.0, whole genome shotgun sequence:
- the ISL2 gene encoding insulin gene enhancer protein ISL-2 produces the protein MAEQAASQGHRVEQREGHRGKRRATPDRLSPGRRHLPPVPASGRAPGAVPGCSPLPARERSRSARRWPCGLSGRPPAPRPPAHKAAEKTTRVRTVLNEKQLHTLRTCYAANPRPDALMKEQLVEMTGLSPRVIRVWFQNKRCKDKKKSILMKQLQQQQHGDKTSLQGLTGTPLVAGSPIRHESAVQGSAVEVQTYQPPWKALSDFALQSDLEQPAAFQQLVSFSESGSLGTSSGSDVTSLSSQLPDTPNSMVPSPAET, from the exons ATGGCAGAGCAAGCGGCCTCCCAAGGCCACCGAGTTGAGCAACGCGAGGGTCACCGCGGGAAGCGACGGGCTAC CCCCGACCGCCTCTCCCCGGGCCGCAGGCATCTCCCGCCCGTCCCGGCTTCGGGACGAGCtcccggggccgtgcccggctgctccccgctgcctgcccgGGAGCGCTCCCGCAGCGCCAGGCGCTGGCCCTGCGGGCTCAG CGGgcggccgccggccccgcgTCCGCCGGCGCACAAGGCGGCGGAGAAGACGACCCGCGTGCGGACGGTGCTGAACGAGAAGCAGCTGCACACACTGCGGACCTGCTACGCCGCCAACCCGCGCCCCGACGCCCTGATGAAGGAGCAGCTGGTGGAGATGACGGGGCTCAGCCCGCGCGTCATCCGCGTCTGGTTCCAGAACAAGCGCTGCAAGGACAAGAAGAAGTCCATCCTCatgaagcagctgcagcagcagcagcacggcgaCAAGACG AGCCTGCAGGGCCTCACCGGGACGCCGCTGGTGGCCGGCAGCCCCATCCGGCACGAGAGCGCCGTGCAGGGCAGCGCCGTGGAGGTGCAGACCTACCAGCCGCCCTGGAAGGCGCTCAGCGACTTCGCCCTGCAGAGCGACCTGGAGCAGCCCGCCGCCTTCCAGCAGCTG GTCTCCTTTTCCGAGTCCGGCTCCTTGGGCACGTCCTCCGGCAGCGACGTGACCTCGCTGTCCTCCCAGCTCCCCGACACCCCCAACAGCATGGTGCCCAGCCCGGCCGAGACGTGA